Part of the Gigantopelta aegis isolate Gae_Host chromosome 15, Gae_host_genome, whole genome shotgun sequence genome is shown below.
ggatcttttatatgcaccatcccacaggcaggatagtacatacaacatcctttgttacaccagttgtagagcactggctggaacaagaaatagactaatgggtccaccaacaggaatcgatcTATTCCCTAGAtggatcgcgcatcaggcgagtgctgtaccactgagctacatcccgcccgcCCACGCgtatatttttaaagtgattCTTACCATTTCCACCAAGATCGCCGAAGACGTAGTAGCACTGTTCTGAAAATGTGAGTTTATTGACTGTGTGGCGGATGTAGCCCACTTTTAAAAGATTGCATGCATATTTTCTCGCGTCCCTCCGATCAGTAAACCCGTCCACATGTGTGAATAACCAGTCTACTAAATCTGaacctgaaaaaaaaatcaaattatatatacaaaaaaaaaaaaaataataataataataataaaaaaaataatagatatattatttatttaaaaaatactttgaatttttatttttttacattcatggAAGTATAAActataactattttatatacTATAAAAATGGCATAGTGCCTACTTCAaatgaatagaatagatgtttaacgacaccccagcatgaaaaatgcatcggctattgggtgtcaaacatgtgCCTACTTCAAAGAACAATGCAAATGCATAAAGTAGTCATtgaataatttttatcattgtGAGTAATGTGATTAACTGTTATTACTTGGATTCAAGGGATGCAAGTATCAGGGATGCAAGTATCAGAGATTGCAAGTATCAGAGATCACTATTCTATAGTCTAAAATTGTTAAATAGTAATTGATAAGTCATTTTTAATTGATTAGCCTCGTCGCTAATAGACCTTTTGAAaccaaaatgttccctgatcttgttataaataattttattactttgctactaatgattaatttttatcaataaattattaatCTGTATTTCTTTTATAATCATGGTTTCTGTTTTCactgatttaattaaattataattcatatacTAAATACATCACCTATAAAAGCATTTGGTATTGTAATTTTTAACCACATTCGGTCCCGGATTTCCAATCCCGAATCTGGCTGAGCCATCGCCTTGACAACCGTCACCATGTCTGTGTTGACAGTAAGATTTAGGTCGTCAAATCCTGAAAAGAAATGAGAAAAAGTTCCTTATAAGACAAGCAATATGCATACAAGTACATTACTCGAATCTGAACAATATTAAAGAGTtactttgtgttgtttaacaagaccactagagcacattgatttattaatcatcggctattggatgtcaaacatatggttactttgacacagtcataaagaggaaacacactatattttttacattagtagcaagggatcttttatatgcaccatcccacagacaggatagcacataccatggcctttgatataccaattgtggtgcactggctggaacaagaaatagcccaatgggtctaatgatagggatcgatcccaaaccgactgcgcatcaagcgagcgttttactactggtctatgtcccaccccctttGATACATGAAAGCATTCTACTATCAAGTTAAATCCCACCCTATATTAAGTAAAGATGATTAATCTTACAACCTACTGCAGATACATACTAATCCCTTAAATCTATCAAAGAACATTCACTTCATTATCCTTTTAAGTACAGTGAGTTGTATCTATAAGCATAAAAAGTAGACGGTGGAACCGCCAGCTGTAGATGTCTGTTAATGAACACTGCACTTATGTTTTGACTTTGATAAAGATctaattacatttgttttgaCTTTGATAAAGATCTAATTACACTTGTTTTGACTTTGATATAGATCTAATTACTTATGTTATGACTTTGGTATAAAACTAGTTACACTTATGTTATGGCTTCGATATAGAACTAGTTAAACTTATGTTATGGCTTTGATATAGAACTAGTTACACTTATGTTTTGACTTTGATAAAGATCTAGTTACACTTATGTTTTGACTTTGATAAAGATCGAATTACACTTGTTTTGACTTTGATATAGATCTAGTTACACTTATGttatgactggtatatagaACTAGTTACACTTACGTTCTGACTCTGGTATAGAACTAGTTACACTTACATTCTAACTCTGGTATATAGAACTAGTTACACTTACGTTCTGACTCTGGTATATAGAACTAGTTACACTTACGTTCTGACTCTGGTATATAGAACTAGTTACACTTACATTCTGACTGGTATATAGAACTAGTTACACTTACGTTCTGACTCTGGTATAGAACTAGTTACACTTACATTCTGACTGGTATATAGAACTAGTTACACTTACATTCTGACTCTGGTATATAGAACTAGTTACACTTACGTTCTGACTCTGGTATATAGAACTAGTTACACTTACGTTCTGACTCTGGTATATAGAACTAGTTACACTTACGTTCTGACTCTGGTATATAGAACTAGTTACACTTACGTTCTGACTCTGGTATATAGAACTAGTTACACTTACGTTCTGACTCTGGTATATAGAACTAGTTACACTTACGTTCTGACTCTGGTATAGAACTAGTTACACTTACGTTCTGACTCTGGTATATAGAACTAGTTACACTTACGTTCTGACTCTGGTATAGAACTAATTACACTTACATTCTGACTGGTATATAGAACTAGTTACACTTACATTCTGACTCTGGTATATAGAACTAGTTACACTTACGTTCTGACTCTGGTATATAGAACTAGTTACACTTAAGTTCCGACTGGTATATAGAACAAGTTACACTTACGTTCCGACTCTGGTATATAGAACTAGTTACACTTATGTTCTGACTCTGGTATAGAACTAGTTACACTTACGTTCTGACTCTGGTATAGAACTAGTTAAAGAGGAGCTGGTGGACGTCATGTTGGTGAGCGACGTTCCGATGCTGGGGCCGCCGCGGCCCATGTAGTGTTCCCGCATGGCCGTCGTGTGTGCCACCCATGCTGACGGGTCTATGGGTCGCACCGGCTCCTGTCTCGGAACTGTAAAATAACCTTTTGGGTTGGGGTCCCAGCACTTTGCAACTACTAGCGTGATTGGACTGGAAGACAAAAtgctaataaataatttcataatCAGAAAAggatacatgtaataaataaaataaaatgaatatttgtttaatgacatctaaGCATTTATTAAACTAAGGTTACTACTAAGGTgtccaacatatggttattaTTTCGGAAAGGTAAAAAGGAtacaaaagagagagagagagagagagagagagagagagagagagagagagagagagagagagagagagagagagagagaggagagaaagagagagagagagagagagagagagagagagagagagagagagagagagagagagagagagagagaggagagaagagagagagagagagagagagagagagagagagagagagagagagagagagagagagagagagagagagagagacaagagagaaagagagacgagagaaagagagagacatacagacagagctAAGCCTGTTGCCACCACACAAACATTCTGAAAAGTACCAGTCAGACCACAGCCATTGATTTACAAGTCACGGGTCACTGATTGGAATGGGGGGAAACCAAGTTAAAGATAACAAATCCTGTGATGCACAGCATCCCAGCCCAGCATTCTACCACTTATCATACATCCCAACCCACCcacaaaaatgtttaatttgaaGTAATTGCACAAACCAGCCGACATATCCCCCACCctcaaaacatgtttaatttgaACTGAACGAACCGGCTGacatacccccaccccctaaacaCGTTTAATTTGAACTGAACGAACCGGCTGacatacccccaccccctaaacaCGTTTAATTTGAACTGAACGAACCGGCTGacatacccccaccccctaaacaCGTTTAATTTGAACTGAACGAACCGGCTGacatacccccaccccctaaacaCGTTTAATTAGAACTGAACAAACCGGCTGACATACCCCCACCctcaaaacatgtttaatttgaACTGAACGAACCGGCTGacatacccccaccccctaaacaCGTTTAATTAGAACTGAACAAACCGGCTGacatacccccaccccctaaacaCGTTTAATTTGAAGTGAACAAACCGGCTGacatacccccaccccctaaacaCGTTTAATTTGAAGTGAACAAACCGGCTGacatacccccaccccctaaacaCGTTTAATTTGAAGTGAACAAACCGGCTGacatacccccaccccctaaacaCGTTTAATTTGAACTGAACAAACTGGCTGACATACCCTGGCTTTTGGACTGCCTCTCGTAATGTGCGCACCGCGTCATCATTACTCATGTTTTCAAAGCTGATACCATTCACCTCCAGAATCATGTCTCCCGGCTCCACCCGGCCGTCCTGGGCAACAGCCCCACTAAAACACAAATTGCAAtcattgcatttaaaaaaaaaagtgttttaaataGTCACATGGAATAGACAAATAATGTACTTACAATGTTCAGGCCTTATTTACAGGATGTAAAATGAGATTCtgtttcatatcatgtttatgtcccgagtgaaataattttcaagtgtcacaagctttagcgagtgacaatgaaaattatttcatgagggatataaacatgatatgaaatggtagagagtttaatatcctatttattacccataatcaatctcAATTTacatcactcaactcgtttagTTGACATTCTTGTAAGGTTGTAGCATGCCAATCAATGACGTTATCATGTgtcgtcgaagtgttacgtcgcACATGGCACGTGGGTCACATCACTTCGATATGTacgaagatatttttaaccatatgggtagtAAGTTTGATTCATGTTTTGATTCAGTGTAGAATGCATATTGTAGATCTAACCAGTTAAGATTTTTCTttgaacatttataaatgaatgaacaaaaaaaaaaaaggacaaagaatcaatcaattaatcaatcaatctgttaaaataaattaatgaaaatgaaTTTACACCACCTGCAATCGGGCAATGCCGTGGATATTGCagtgaagtttttaattctcATTGGCCGTGGActatatttgattttgttttccacAGCATGGTTTTTGCCATAGACATTTCTTAATTGAAGGATTTGAGTTATGTCCCTTTGTTCAAGGAAAAGAATCTGTTATCAAAACCAcagcatattatttttttcagtaaaATTTGGATGAGGATAAATTATAAAACACCTACCCTTTCATTATAGACCCGACATAAATACCACCATCACCGCCTTTGTTGCTCTGGCCGACAATACTGATTCCTAGAAAGTTCACAGTATCTGAAACAGAATAAACAACACACTTGACTACatgacagaaaaataaataagcaCCTATAAATATTTAACTCTTGATTGCTAAAATCATGTTTCCGAGCTTTGGAGTTTTTTAATCGGAGGACATTcagatttaaaaatgtattctaCCAAAGAAGAgatgaagaaatgttttaacgacgcactcaacacatttgtaattgatgattatatggcgtcagatataaggttcagggccccgttccacaaagcaatcttagcactaagattaaGTGTATATGTTAGGCTTACAGTTATGGTGATCTtaaggctaagatcgcttcgtggaacgcggCCCAGGAAGACGCACATAATGAAAGAGAATATCTACTGCCACCACATCATTGGCTACTCGTCTCTATTGGCAGCatgggatctgttatatgtgGCATTGGTTATAAGGACAAACCGAGTTAAAATACTAGAAATATTGTTTTCCAAAAGTCAGCTactattaacctttagactactggattaatttttaacaaaaaccatgttgagtgggtacaagttaataatttttactcacgtatattcacttaaatgttttataaatacatgaaataaagttcatatatgaatcggtaagtattattttcatgtctttttttgtaattttttattattttagatcggctaatggtgattaaaaagttgcgtttacttacgggcatttgtggccagctgtccagtatttatatccattattcctgataacagtggttttctgaccagaattttttttaaacccgaactatgattcatattgcaatatttggtaattttcgttgttggtaaaacgatcaaatttattatcaaattagctgtcacaatcagctatcgatccctgaaaatgaccgcgacgtgctgccattgttgtcaagcgaaaatacttgccgaaaaccactttttgaactcaaaatttcaaggtattttcaattgaaaaaatcaaaacaaaagccactattttgaaaaaaaaaaacttttttctttaattatatttcctttTCCGGcaagtgtcgtgtgcaaaacggcgggaaatatgaattggggaatgcactgtatacagtgtacagtatatcgactgacgtgacgtcgggcgagatatctcgcctgcagtactcagaaggttaaggaaccattttaataacaaacaaaaagtaaaatataataaaaaaaaaaaaaacccagctaaAGATCGCATAGATAACATAATGAATCAGACAAAACTTTGAAGTATACAATCAAAGACTCCAAATTGGGAGTTCACACATAGGTCATGCAGATGCTTTTCAATTTAgacagtaatgttttatttaacgatgcactcaacacattttattgacggttatatggcatcagatatatggttaaggaccacagagatattgagaggaaacccgctgtggctacttcatgggctactcttttcaattagcagcaagggatcttttatatgcatcatcccacagacagggtagtacataccacggcctttaatataccagttgtggtgcactggctggaacgagaaatagcccaattggtccaccgatggggatcgatcccacaccaactgcgcatcaagtgagcgctgtaccactgggctacgtcctactcAGCTTTTCAATTtagatgacaaacgtcacattAATAACATGAATAACAAACAGCTGTGTCGCACTTACCCATATTTAAGGtcactgtaataatattaaGAGACATCGTAGAATCTGTTATACTGCTAAAAGAAGATGCCTGaaatatatgaaattttaaaaaataaatcaaagtaATGCCACAAAACATAGatatcaatacaaaataaaagaagTACTCAATGAACTGTTATAGAGTACAAATCTACTTATGTCCATAACTGCTGTATAAAGACGCAACTGGAAATGTAATCATATATAAATCTGTCAATTTTGAGCCTGAAGTTGGTGGTTATATAAAAAATGTCTCTCACTCCCCCCTATAAATAGTTATGGCACTGCTCCACTGAATATGCATGAATGTCAAGTATCTGGTCTACGTATATTTTGGGATGTACTCACTCTACTAATTGGGGGTGGCCGGTGCCGTCTTCTCCGTCTTCGATGACGACCGTGATATTTAGAAGACATGCTTGTGGTGTCTGTTACCGTGGAAaatctgaaaatgaaaaataaaaagtcaTTAGATTAAAGTAATTAAATGACTTTTGCTAACttctacagggcttctagattagggtagccccactcccacgaCTAGTGATAGCtaccattgccatgcccgacggccagtgaaaataatttgtcaaagtctattttgtaaatatgaatatcctgcccccacctgAACATTAGTCTTTTTAatctccatctccctctttaggtgacatttccaattattactattatttagtaaaattgtagtaACTTAAAAGTCAAGttaggctagtgaatttgtaattgtggctagtaaattttaaaaacctctGATGCCATGGCcggtggattttataaaaattctaaaagccCAGacttctaataaaaaaaatgtccagAACAGTGCTCTATTACTAAGCCAGTCAGTTGAGTGATCGCTCTCACTCTGCTTCACGCTTGCCTGGTAAGTTTTAGGAGAGCTGCAAATAGATCTCCTTGCAATaagattttattacatttttagttTGAAACTTCATGTGACTGCTCGTCTAACActatttcaggagagtgatccaCAGCTAAGCTACATCACAACCAACCCCATCCTCCACCCAAAGCCTATCAAATGATATCTGATTAAGAAAGTTACAGGATATCCTTATATCTGCatttctctctttctatctcacTCACAAAAAACATTCCATTCTGTGAAAgacgtatataaatatttaaagtacaTGCAACTTACAAACAGAAACTGTGAGTTAATTATTTGTTAAGTACTTACCGACTGTCATCTTCCGAGTCAAAGAAGCTGGTTGACTCGAGGTCACTGGACACCATTGTGGACGTTTCGTACGTGTTTGGACCCTGAACCCGCAGGTCCCTGTGCCGGTCATGTTTCGCATGACCATTAATTCTTGGACCTGtcaagaaaaaacacaatatgTACCGGTGATGTCATTCAGAACAGAAATGGTagttaataatgatattatagACGGGTATTACTGTTTGCAGTACTGCAAATGTTATGTTTCGCCCAAACCGTAATTCTATGACCTGTAAAGAAAAAACATACTCTGTACTAGTGCTGTCATTAAGAATAGAAATGGTAGTTAAAACATAAAGTCATTGACACAGCAGTGCTGTAAATGTCATGTGACACAATCGGGTTCGTATCGAAGtccaagaaaaaaagaaggtttgttttgtttaacgaccccattGGAGAACacggattaattaatcatcggctattggatcaaaacgtttggtaattctgacacgtattcatcagaggaaacctgctacattttttctaatgcagcaagggatcttttatacacaccacaccacagataggaaagcacataccatggcctttgaccagttgtagtgcactggttggaacaaaaaaaaatgaagcCTAAGAAGGACCAGTAAAGGGGTGTTCTCATTATGCAATCAGTCGCGCCAACGTGTGATCGAATCGTAATTTGAGAACACTTAAATCAGAACGACTTTAGTCTTATACTTTCCCATTTTTGTACGGCCAACAAATCGCACGCGACAAGTCGGTGCGACTAATCACATAATGAGAACGACGCTTAAATACTAACCACTCAGAACTAAGCTTCCAACTACATGCAACAGGGTTATCGACATGCATAAATTAAATTGTACAAATATCAACATCTGGTTTGGAAATATTTATTCCTTTTAACTCTACACCAGGTGAACATCAATTAAAATAGACAATGAAAAATGGACCCCTACTGCCTATTAATGGCATGTACATAACAAACTATAGAGATGAAAATGGGATACGAAAAAAGAATCCGGAAAATTTAATATTGCCATTAATATTGGTGGTCATTTAGTGAATTTGGCACTAACTATTGTTAGGGTTGCATGATGGTCTAAAATGGTGGCCTCTACGCAGAATGAATGCAAAAAATGGTCTAAAATGGTGGCCTCTATTCAGAATGAATGCAAAAATGGTGGTCTCTATTGAAAATGAATTCAAAAATGGTCTAAAATGGTGGCCTCTATTCAGAATGAATGCAAAGTATTAGCACAAAAAAATCAACTCATTAAATATGAACTGAGAATATGTCCATTTTTTGACAAACAATGGAAAAAACCAACCAACACTGTacagaagataaaaaaaatctggCTTTCTGGATATATCCTGAAAACTTTCATCTCTGAACCTATATCAGTAGAGGTTTcaggatttcaaattttaaataattggaAACACTTTTAGGTTCTGTGCTGTGTGATCATCGAACTCCATTGGAACTGTTTAAATTCTGGTAATCATGGTAATGGTGGATTATAATGTTACATGGTAATGAGTAACAGACGTCCGGTTCTGTGATTCTGCGCACATGCTAATGACACTCTATTCGGAGGACTGCAAACTGGCTATTCAACAAGATTTCTGTGAATTTAATATCTTGCTAGCAACAGATATCGTTAAATGTTCTAATATGACGGACTGGTTTCAGCACCATCTTTTTAGTACACTGTATAACCAAAGATCACAGTTCTAAGATGGTTACTGTAAATttatactggcctcggtggcgcaatagttaagctatcagactacaggctggtaggtacagggtttgcagcccggtaccagctccaacccagagtgagttcttaaggccactacaccctcttctctttcactaaccagtaaccaactaacccactgtcccggacagatAGCctagatagccgaggtgtgtgcccaggatagcatgcttgaaccgtaattggatataagcacaaaaataagtttaaatgaaatgtaaatTTATGTACCCTACACTggagatattctaaacaagaatctgTATTCAGTATGTAAGGTTAGTTGTTTCAAAATTGttttagtcagaaacatcttacaatggcagcagaCTCAGAAGTCACTTTCAAAACTAAAAACTACTTG
Proteins encoded:
- the LOC121390335 gene encoding segment polarity protein dishevelled homolog DVL-3-like isoform X5 — translated: MGETKIIYHIDDEDTPYLIKLPVPADRVTLGDFKNALNRPNFKFFFKSMDDDFGVVKEEIIDDEAHLPCFNGRVVSWLVPADNSASDTQSQCTDSQAGDVVQLPSERVGGIGDSRPPSFHANASVVSRDEACDTCTEADSVLGARRDRHTQSRVSHHTNPSQMRDRHNNGPRINGHAKHDRHRDLRVQGPNTYETSTMVSSDLESTSFFDSEDDSRFSTVTDTTSMSSKYHGRHRRRRRRHRPPPISRASSFSSITDSTMSLNIITVTLNMDTVNFLGISIVGQSNKGGDGGIYVGSIMKGGAVAQDGRVEPGDMILEVNGISFENMSNDDAVRTLREAVQKPGPITLVVAKCWDPNPKGYFTVPRQEPVRPIDPSAWVAHTTAMREHYMGRGGPSIGTSLTNMTSTSSSLTSSIPESERFDDLNLTVNTDMVTVVKAMAQPDSGLEIRDRMWLKITIPNAFIGSDLVDWLFTHVDGFTDRRDARKYACNLLKVGYIRHTVNKLTFSEQCYYVFGDLGGNGPPQYPDLTSLSLEDVDSVSEADRDTLAPLPPPTWNNQYPYSSLNYLPQHLNYIPPYNYTSTDNASFVGSFVDGAPVPTPMPMPASSGIGGGNGSAGSTHSASGSSASGGSKKEKDKLDRKSSSPMGSGGSDTDSASIASARRVPPGVHPLGQMPADLSGSRQSFRMAMGNPSLLEMDDIPQ